The Pseudomonadota bacterium DNA segment GTCGACGATATGCGACTCGCAATCGCCCCAATCCTCGAATCGCTTCTTGAGCGATACAACCGGGCGATCACGCAGCTCTCTGGCCTACAGGTCCCGGCCGTCCGCACGAACATCATGCTGCCCACTGGGAATCGCGTATGGAAGCGATATCTCGCCATCTACTATTGGGACGGTGGTCCAGCGCGGATCGCGTTCCCAGAGGCAGAACTGAATCTTCGCTGGATGCGCCAGCAGGGTACTTGCGGCTCGGCATGGTCGAAGAAGCGCGCCACAATCTTCGATTCAGAGGATGAAGCTTACCAAGCCCCAGCAGGCAGACTGACGGACCGGCAGAAGGCGGTTGTTGGTCAAGTCCGGTCAGTGCTCAGTGTCCCGATCTGGTCGGATCCGCCCCGAGAAGTGATCGGCATTCTCAATCTCGATAGCAGGTTCAATATCGACCGGACTCTGTTTCACCACCAAGATATTGCGAAGGTGTTGGAAGCAAGCGCTCGGTCACTTGGAAAGGTGATTACGCCAAACGGCGTCGCCGCAAATTGAGAGGAAGTCCAGTGAAGGTCGTACGAAGCAATGAGAACAGCTACGCGTACATCGAGTGGGAAGAGGCAGATGAGGCGACGATTCGGGAGATCCAGCGGCAGCCTCGGCTCGAGCACGGGACTTTTCGTATCGAAGTCGCGCCCGACGAGTCGATCCCGGACGAAATCAGGGGAAGGCTCCAAGAGGGTCGTTTCTTGGTCGTTGAGTAGCTCGTAGTGCGATTGCGTTTGCTGCAGCCTCGGTCGGTCTACTCGCAAGTAGAGGGTCTGTGAGTGGTTGACGATGAGATCACCGATCGGCTGTCACGCGCTGCTCGGCAGGCAGCCGTCAATGCCTACGCGCCGTACAGTGGCTTCCCAGTCGGTGCTGCCGCGCTCGCGTCCAATGGCAAGATCTACACCGGCACAAACGTTGAGAACGCCTCCTTTGGTCTGACGGCTTGTGCCGAACGAAACGCCATCTTTCGCGCTGTGGGCGATGGCGCGCGTTCGATCGTGGCCCTAGCGATCTTCACTCCGACGTTTGCTCCAGCGGCTCCTTGCGGTGCATGCCGCCAGGTCTTGAGTGAGTTCGGTTCCGGCACCGTAGTCACGTCTGTGTGTGACGGTGGTGACTCCCTCCGATATGCGATCGAGGAGCTGCTCCCTCTCGCATTTGGCCCGAACGACTTGATCGATGCGAAAGACCAGCGTAAACGGATCTGTGTAGACATCGACAACGTTGTTGCTGACACCGATCCCGTTATGCGAAGCGTGATCCACGAGCTCACTGGGGGTCGCGTCGATCTCAGATACAAGGACATCACGCGATTCAACTACTGGGAGTGTCGTGATGGCCAGGATGAGTCCATCACTAGAGATGAGTGGGCCGCTGTCCACGCCGCGTTCTCCGACCCCTCTAACCTCGAACGAGTCCAGCCGATCAAGGGGGTTCAGAGGTCGCTCCTTCGACTAGTACAGCGTGGATACGTGCTGCACTTTGCAACCTCCCGGCTGCCTCAGGCCCGAGCGGCCACCATTCGCTGGCTCGAAGCTCACGGCTTCCCTCCGCACGATGTGCATTTCCTCAAGCACGGCGAGAAGCATGTCTCCCTGGGTCAATTCGCCGCCTCGGTTGAGGATGATCCTTCCCAAGCGTTGGCGTTCGCTCAAGGTGGGGTCGGTACCAGCTTCTTGATGGCCCACCCGTGGAACGAGTCAGTGCCGCAGCATTCGCGACTCAAGCGCGTCCACGGCTGGGACGACATTGTGGCTGTCCTCACTGCCGATAGCGGCGACCCGAACCTGTGATCCGGCAGGTACCTCGATCCGACCTAGCGGGTCGCCGCAGCGGGAAGATTGGTCCGAGGTACATCGGGTGCCAGGAGGCATCCTGCCTCCCTGGGTGAGGTCAGGCGCTGGCGCTTCGGACCTAGGGGGCCTGCGTCCCTTGAACCCTTGGGAATGCTGAGCATCGCGTCATAGTCGGCAGGGACGCGAGGTTGCTCCGCCCAGATTATTTCAAGCATTTCAGGATGTTAGCTAGCTTGCCGCGCCCGTGGATCTCTTCACGCGCCCCAATAGCAGAATACCCTGCTCGCCCTGTCTGCCCTTCTGCTGTTGACAGTAAGTCGAAGTCTGCTTCACTGTGTCTTGCTTCGGAGGTCAGTAGACCATGATGGTGTGCTTCTCGTGTCCGCAGGATGTCAAGTCGCATCTCGATAGCCTCGTCGAAAGCGGACAATACGCCGACTATGGGCAGGTTCTCTGTGCCGCTGTGCGCAATCTAGCTGTCCTTCACAGTGAAGTAGATCCCCGAGGGGCTGTGGTTGTATCCGCTGCGCCGACGGCGGTAGGTGCAACGCCCGCCCCGGCGGCTGGGGAGGCGGTCAACGAGGAATCAGTGCCCGAGCCGGCGGCCGGGCCGAAGTCTCGCCAAAGGCCAGTGAAGCGCAGAGATGCCGGGAGCGGTCGTCCGTCACGGCTTCCGCGACACGCTGTGGCTGATTCTGCTTCGCCTGTTCAGATTCCCAGCCTCTTCGGCCCTTTCGAGCACGGATCGATCGAAGGTCGAGTTGCGCCCGCTCCCGATGATGTTTGGCGTATAGGTCAGACTGTTCCCATCGAGCGTTGGATCTTCGGCCAGTTCAATCGACTTCTTCCGGCAAAAGCAAGCTGCCGGGCGATCGCGAACCTGGCAGCCCAAGACGACAAGCGAAGCCTGGATGAGCTCGCCTCGGAGATTGCGAAAGAAGCTGCGGTTCTTGGCACGTATCTTCGGCGGCTCGATGCATCGGCTGGTAGAGGTCGGGACGAGAACCTCGCAACCGCGTTTCCCGGGGCAGGTCAGTCAAAAGAGAAGGGGTTGCTCCGCTACGCGAGTCAGTTCGTTGCCTCAACGAATAGCAATGGTCAACTATCGGGCCTCCTCGTCAGCTTCAAACTCATCAACAGACTCGTGGGTAGCCGTTCGCCTGTTGGGCTCACCGAAGCCGGATGGGCCTTTGCGGCTCTCAAGAATCCTGTGCTGGACCAGCCCGAAGGGCTTGCGGATGCTCCTCGCTTCACACCCGAGGAAGTCGGATTCCTCCTGAAGCACATCGCGCGTAGCGTTCCCGCGGAGCGGTTCGCTTACAGGTCGATACTCGAAGCCGTTGAGGCGGGGAACACCTCGCCGGACTCGCTCGATAGAGCGCTCAGCAAGTATAGATCGCAAGGCCAGGACAGGGAGGCTTCGACTTCGTTCCTTTCTTCCCAACGGTCGGGCGCAGTCTCGCGAATGTCGGACCTTGGCCTAGTTCAACGGAGCCGTGCCGGCGTTCGTGTCGAGTACGGGATAACCGAGCTGGGGAACAAGTTCCTCGCCGCGACTTCAACGCCGGAGGGCGAATAGGTGAACTTCACGAATGGGAAGTGCCGGGATCTCTGCATTCGGCTGATGGAAGCGGATTCATGCAACGCGGTTGTCGCGGTGCTGGAATCGGAAGGGCTCTGGGCGGATCCTGCCGTCTGGAGGCTGTACGGCGATGAGCCGAACAACTTCAGCGCAATCGGCAACCAGACCGAGCGCTCGGATGCGGCTCTGGTCGAGAAAATCGTGAACTCCATCGACGCAACCCTGATCGCGGAGTGCCTCGCTGCTGGGATCGATCCCGAGTCGGACTCAGCCCCCCAGTCAATTCACGAAGCTGTTTCGGCCTTCTTCGAGAAGGACACCGTGAACGCCGACGCACCAGGGCACATCTCTGGGTGGACAAAAAAGAAGAGGGGGGAAGCGGCCAATCGAATCACCGTGGCGGCGACCGGAAAGAAGGGATCGGGAGGGAATATCTGCCTCTCTATCGCTGACAGCGGCGAAGGTCAGACGCCCAATTCCGTACCCGACACGATCCTCTCGCTGAACAAGGAGAACAAGATCAAGATTCCCTTCGTTCAGGGTAAGTTCAACATGGGCGGTACAGCCGTGCTCCGGTTCTGCGGCGATGAGAATCTTCAGTTCGTTCTGACCAAGCGCAATCCTGCGGCTTTGCAGGCGTCGGATATCTCTTCCGATCTCTGGGGTTTTACCGTCGTCCGCCGTGAAAACCCGCAAGGGAAGCGGAGGAACTCCAGATACACCTACCTGGCCCCCATGCCCGATCCCAATGGCTCTTCCAAAGGGGGAATTCTCAGGTTTGCCGCCGACTCGATGCCGATTTTTCCGGAGTCGAACAGGCCATACTCGCGTCCTTCGAGCCACGGAACGCTCATCAAGCTCTATGACTACGAGACTACGGGCTTCGCGAAGAGCGATGTGCTTCGTCGGGACGGTCTGTTGCGCCGGCTCGATATTCTGTTGCCTGAGATCGCGCTTCCGGTTCGCATCCACGAATGTCGAGGTGGAGGAGGTCACGGCGGCAGCTTCGACAACCCGCTCACTGGCCTGACGGTTCGCCTCGACGACGACAGCGCGAACAATCTCGAGTTCGATCCCATTACATGTCCCTTCTCAGTTAGCGGCGAACCGCTCACTGCGACGATCTATGCGTTCAGGCCAGGAAAGGGAAGGACCTATGCGAAGCGCGAGGGGTTGATCTTCACAGTAAACGGGCAGACTCACGCTCCGTTGTCTCGTGATTTCTTCCGCCGGAGTCGAGTAGGTCTCGGGTATCTGAGGGATTCCCTTCTCGTGCTCGTAGACTGCACGAAGCTGTCTGGCCGCAGTCGAGAAGATCTGTTCATGAACAGCCGAGATCGATTGAGCGACCATGAACTTAGGCATCAGATCGAGCTCGAGCTTGAGGTGATTCTGAAGGAGGAGCCGCGACTCCGGGAGCTGAAGGCCAGGAGGCGCGAGGAAGAGCTCAAGGAGAAGCTTGCCGAAGAGAAGCCGCTCGAACTCGTCCTGGGCGCACTTCTGAAGAAGTCTCCGTCCTTGAGTTCCATCCTCCTCAA contains these protein-coding regions:
- a CDS encoding cytidine deaminase; protein product: MVDDEITDRLSRAARQAAVNAYAPYSGFPVGAAALASNGKIYTGTNVENASFGLTACAERNAIFRAVGDGARSIVALAIFTPTFAPAAPCGACRQVLSEFGSGTVVTSVCDGGDSLRYAIEELLPLAFGPNDLIDAKDQRKRICVDIDNVVADTDPVMRSVIHELTGGRVDLRYKDITRFNYWECRDGQDESITRDEWAAVHAAFSDPSNLERVQPIKGVQRSLLRLVQRGYVLHFATSRLPQARAATIRWLEAHGFPPHDVHFLKHGEKHVSLGQFAASVEDDPSQALAFAQGGVGTSFLMAHPWNESVPQHSRLKRVHGWDDIVAVLTADSGDPNL